In Candidatus Kryptoniota bacterium, the sequence TCTAGTTCCGTTATGCTCCGACTTCCCCAAAGTTCCGCGTCCTCGATGGTGTCGTTCTTCGTCCACTCCGCTTTTGTGGCGAGGAGACCGTTCGCCTTCATCACTTCCGAGTAGCATTTCGCGATTAGGAAATCTCCACGGGAATTCGGATGGAGGTGTTCTGTTATTAGATTGTGCCCGATGAGGGAATCCGGCGACTCAGTCATGAAAAATTTTTCCATATCCGCAACAAAGCAATCGCGGCCGTCAGCCATCGTTCTTATCAGATCGTTGAACTTGCTATCGGTTCTGAATCGCAGCTCGTCATCGTCACGCGCTAGAATGTATTCTGCGAGTGCGTTTGATTTCTTCCCCGCTTCATCGTAGCATCGGGCCAATCTGTAGTGTGCCCCGGCATGACTTGAGTCAATTGAGATCGCATTCTGAAATTCAATTATCGCCGAATCAATTTTGCCGGGATTTTCAAACTCGTGTCCTCTCTTCATTGCATTCTCTAAGATCGAATCCTGCATCTTGTTGCCGGAGTAGCTCGAGATGAACGGAGGCTGGTCTCTGAGGTCCGAAACCTGAGTGCCTAGTATAAGGGGAATTCCGCTTGATCGGCAGTACTCTCTTAGAGCGATTAGGTTTTCGCGAAAGATGGAACATGTTTTGTTATATAATTCGCTCCCGGGCTGCACGTATGCGCCCCGCGAGAGCCGCTCCATCTCCGTACCGCGCGAGAGTGTGTCATTTGTTCGTCCCCAAAGTCTTGCGATTCCATTAAGCCCGTCGCGCATGAGTTGGAATGTTCGGCAGTGAATCATTCGCAGGTACAGAAGCGTGAAGAATCTCGACGAACCGACTGTCTGGTTGGACGCAGCGCCGAGCGCGCCGTAAAATTCATTGTGACCGTCGTAATCAATTATCAAATCGGGTTGGTAACGTGCGAGCTCCGTGCCGATATCAAGAGCCGTATAGCTGCTTGTCGCCGTCATGCCGAGATTGATTATCTCAACTTCCTTCTGCGGGAAGATCGCTTTTAGTCTGTCGCGCAGATATGTTGAGAATGCTCCGTTGTAGTAATAAGGGTAGCCGACCGTGGTGGATCCGCCCAGACAGAAGATTCGGTAAACGCCCGCGGGTTTTGGCATAGCGAAATAAGTGGGGGAGGTGGACGGGTGAAATGCCGATTTGCCAAAGTAACGGTACTTGACGTCCGGATTCTCCCTGTAGAAAGTCCGCCTTCCGATTTCAACTCGACTGAAGAGGGAAACATCCTCGCCATAGTTGAACAGCCTCAACCCAATCTCGAGACACACAATAAAAATAACCGGAATCGAAAATGTCACAGCGATGAAGATATATCGCTTGATTGGAGTCAGCTTTGACGTCTCCACAAATCGTTCTTCGGTCGTCATGCCGGAAAATATACGCTGAAAAGGTGAAAACATTATGGTGAGTCGGCACTTTACAATTTTCACGATAAGACTCGGGTCTGCATGTCTCCCGAAATGAACTACCACGTGAACAGGACATTTATTCTCGGGTAGAATAAACCTCGATTGACAAAAGGAAAGTCCTTGAAGAAAATTCCGGGTTGGACTAATATGATTTTCGTCCGATATTGCGAAGCTAGCGTGAATGGTGTTGTGCAATTGAAGGCTGTCGGGATGCAGAGTAGATGGTAGCTGGAGTTCGGTATGCAAATTTCAAGGAACAAAAGAGCGCGACAAGTGGATGACTTCTCTGCGTTCAATTTCCATTTGAGATTTGAATAGGAGTGAATCGCATATGAAAATGTTACGACGTTTAATGGTAATCGGAGCATTTGTAGTTCTTCAATGGAATGCGGTTTGGTCGCAAACCGTTATGATCAATCAGGTCGGGTATCTTCCCGATCAACAAAAGAAATTTTACGCGATAGCCGGCGCAGACAGTTTCTCTGTTACTGACGTCAATACCGGTGCAGTTGCGTATAGAGGCACGCTGCAAACACCTTCGGGAAAGGATCCATCGACGGGGTTTTACATTTATGCAGGGGATTTCTCGCCGTTGACTACTGAAGGAACATACAAGATATACACGGATGCTCCGGACAGTTCTTACCAGTTCAGCATCTCGCGAAGCGTCTTCGAAAGTGTGTACAAAGCTTCGTTGAAAGGTTATTATTTTCAAAGGTGTGGTACTTCTCTCCTCTCGCAGAACGCGGGAGTGTATGCGCGGAGCACGTGTCACGTAAACGACGGCACTTATCACTCAACTACCGGTTTGACCGGAACGAAGGTGACTACAGGTGGGTGGCATGATGCAGGAGATTACGGCAAGTATGTCGTGAATGCCGGCATTTCTGTCGGAACACTCCTGCTCGCCTACGAAATGTTCCCGGACAAGTTCAAGTACGATGATTTGAACATTCCTGAAAGCGGTAACTCAGTTCCTGACATCCTTGACGAATCGAAATATGAACTCGACTGGCTGCTTGAGATGCAGGACACCACGGACGGTGGAGTCTATTTCAAGGTGACCACCGAGAACTTCGACGGATTTGAGATGCCGAGCTCGGATCTGTCGACAAGATACATTTACCAAAAATCCACTACTGCGACGGGAGACTTTGCAGCTGTGATGGCGCTGGCAGCAAGACTCTTTCAGCAATTCGATACGGCATATGCTTCAAGATGCCTGAACGCTTCTCGCCTCGCATGGCAGCACCTCGAGGCAAAACCGACTATCGTGCCCACCGGCGGGTTCCATAATCCATCCGGTACAGGAACAGGGGAGTACGGCGATGGCAGCGATTCCGATGAACGGTTGTGGGCATCGGCGGAATTGTTCGTTACAACGGGCGACACTCTGTACCATAATTACTTCAAAAGCCACTACAACTCGTCGGGTATTTTCGCGTCGACCATGGGTTGGGCGGATGTGCGTTCCATGGGTCAGCTCGAGTACCTTATCGGCGGCCAATCGAAAGCCGACACGTCCGTACAATCGCAGCTGAAGGTTTCACTCCTCGCTTATTGCAGCGCGCTGAGTTATACGGCGGAGTACGACGGACTGAACGTAACACTTACGCCTTCCCAATATTATTGGGGGAGCAACGGTCAGGTGTTGAACAATGCGGTCCTGCTAATTGCGGGTTACGTATTTTCAGGAGATACTACATATTACAACACTGCTCTGGAACAGCTCAATTACATACTCGGATGCAATGCCAGGCTCCAGACGTACGTGACCGGAATCGGCAGCAAGTCCCCACTGCACATTCACCATCGTCCCTCTGCCGCTGACGGCATCGCGGCGCCAGTTCCCGGTTTGATGTCGGGAGGACCTGATGAAGGACTCGACGACGCGGTTCTCAAAGCAGACTACACTAGCACGACACCTCCTGCGCGATGTTATGTAGATGATCAGAACAGTTATGCGTCGAACGAGATCGCGATTAACTGGAATGCGCCGCTCGTGTTCGTGTCGGGTTATTTGAATGAGGCGCCTGCCACGCCTGTTGCTCAAGCCGTCCGCTCAATTCCGCTGAAATACAATTTGTCCCAGAATTATCCGAACCCTTTTAATCCATCTACCGTGATCGGGTACGATCTTCCGACCGGCGGGAAAGTATCCTTGAAGGTATATGACATTCTCGGGAGGGAAGTAGCTACACTCGTTTCGGGTGCAAGGGCTGCCGGGCACTATGACGTGACATTTGACGGAAGCCGACTGCCAAGTGGAGTGTACTTCTTCAGACTTTCTGCAGGACAATTCGGCTGCGCAAGAAAGATGGTGTTGCTTAAATAGTTTCGACCGGGAGGTGACCGCCACTTATCAAGTGGCGGTCACCTTTCAACCCAATCTTGACATTAGTCAAGTGGGCGGTTACATTTAAACAGTGCGTTAGCGCTAACATGTCAGGAGGCGCAAATATAACAAAGGCGTGTATTGATTCTTGATTTACTGAGCTCAATAAAATTCGGTTCAGATAATCAGTCCTTCGGAGTCAGGGGGTCCGTCAATTTTGTCTCCAATTGTCAGGGGGCCAGAGACAAGGACGGATCAGCGCGCGGCAGAACATATGCATAAGGCCGTGTCTTTCGTGCTTCCGCATTTCCTCATTGGCCTCGGATAAAAATTAGGAGAAGTCAATGTTGTCAATTAGCCACCGATTTGTGAGAATGGTCGCCGTTGCTTTCTTAGCTTTCTTTCTCGGGTCTTCGGCTTATGTCATGGGCGCCAGTTCAGGTACTATCAAGGGCAGGATTTTTGATAAGGACTCGAAAGACGTGCTCCCCGGAGCTACGGTCCTTGTGAAAGGTACGAGCCTTGGCGCCGCGACTGATGTCAATGGTAATTACGTTATTCATAACGTCCCAACTGGCAACCAGACGCTTGCGGTCTCGTACATCGGGTATAATCCGATTACGATCGACGTCGCCGTTTCCGAGACCGAAGATACTCACCAGGATATTTACCTTGAACCGCGGGCGATCACCGGAAAGACGGTTGTGGTCACTGCTCAGGCGCAGGGCCAGATGCAGGCCATAAACCAGCAGCTGTCTTCG encodes:
- a CDS encoding glycoside hydrolase family 9 protein, translated to MKMLRRLMVIGAFVVLQWNAVWSQTVMINQVGYLPDQQKKFYAIAGADSFSVTDVNTGAVAYRGTLQTPSGKDPSTGFYIYAGDFSPLTTEGTYKIYTDAPDSSYQFSISRSVFESVYKASLKGYYFQRCGTSLLSQNAGVYARSTCHVNDGTYHSTTGLTGTKVTTGGWHDAGDYGKYVVNAGISVGTLLLAYEMFPDKFKYDDLNIPESGNSVPDILDESKYELDWLLEMQDTTDGGVYFKVTTENFDGFEMPSSDLSTRYIYQKSTTATGDFAAVMALAARLFQQFDTAYASRCLNASRLAWQHLEAKPTIVPTGGFHNPSGTGTGEYGDGSDSDERLWASAELFVTTGDTLYHNYFKSHYNSSGIFASTMGWADVRSMGQLEYLIGGQSKADTSVQSQLKVSLLAYCSALSYTAEYDGLNVTLTPSQYYWGSNGQVLNNAVLLIAGYVFSGDTTYYNTALEQLNYILGCNARLQTYVTGIGSKSPLHIHHRPSAADGIAAPVPGLMSGGPDEGLDDAVLKADYTSTTPPARCYVDDQNSYASNEIAINWNAPLVFVSGYLNEAPATPVAQAVRSIPLKYNLSQNYPNPFNPSTVIGYDLPTGGKVSLKVYDILGREVATLVSGARAAGHYDVTFDGSRLPSGVYFFRLSAGQFGCARKMVLLK